One genomic region from Maridesulfovibrio ferrireducens encodes:
- the purF gene encoding amidophosphoribosyltransferase, with protein sequence MKKEYCGLFGICGHPEAARMTYFGLYAMQHRGQESAGIVTWDGDTIREQKGMGLVADVFNERHLSKELKGDIAIGHVRYSTTGASLIKNAQPFVVRFGDLRLAIAHNGNLVNTKELRDELEAQGSIFQTTMDSEVFVHLIAKSLNGNTIEDAVMKACKKVKGAFSLLILANDKMIAVKDPHGFRPLVLGKVNDNYVFASETCAFDLIDAKSIRAVKQGEMLVVEDGKLTSYIYDDTTPKRQCIFELIYFARPDSIIFDEVVYERRKKMGQILAREMPKDVDFVMPFPDSGNYAAVGYSQESGLPLELAMIRNHYVGRTFIQPSQDMRDFSVKMKLNPVRSMIKGKSIMIIEDSIVRGTTIRARVKELRALGAREIHMRVSCPAIRFPCYYGIDFSSKGELIAANSTEEEIASFIGLDSLHYLSIDGLLDSVEDRDSYCLACFNGEYPIEPCSCSGKMCLEDKC encoded by the coding sequence ATGAAAAAAGAATATTGCGGACTCTTTGGAATATGCGGCCACCCCGAAGCAGCAAGAATGACCTATTTCGGTCTTTATGCTATGCAGCATCGCGGTCAGGAATCTGCTGGAATTGTTACATGGGACGGCGATACAATCCGTGAACAGAAGGGCATGGGATTGGTTGCTGACGTTTTTAACGAGCGTCATCTAAGTAAAGAATTGAAAGGTGATATTGCTATCGGGCATGTCAGATATTCTACTACCGGTGCATCACTGATAAAAAATGCTCAGCCGTTTGTCGTAAGATTTGGCGATTTGCGTCTTGCGATTGCCCATAATGGTAATCTTGTGAATACGAAGGAACTTCGTGATGAACTTGAAGCGCAGGGCTCAATTTTCCAGACTACTATGGATTCAGAAGTTTTCGTCCATCTGATCGCAAAAAGTCTGAATGGGAATACCATTGAAGACGCTGTCATGAAAGCTTGCAAAAAGGTCAAAGGGGCATTTTCACTTTTGATTCTTGCAAATGACAAGATGATTGCAGTTAAAGATCCTCATGGATTCCGTCCGTTAGTGCTTGGTAAAGTTAATGATAATTATGTTTTTGCCTCTGAAACATGCGCATTCGATCTGATCGATGCAAAATCTATCCGTGCTGTTAAGCAGGGAGAAATGCTTGTTGTTGAGGACGGCAAACTGACATCTTATATTTATGATGACACTACTCCCAAGAGACAATGTATTTTTGAATTGATTTATTTTGCCCGTCCTGACTCCATTATTTTTGATGAAGTTGTATATGAAAGACGTAAAAAAATGGGGCAGATTCTCGCTAGAGAAATGCCGAAGGATGTTGATTTTGTTATGCCTTTCCCTGACTCCGGTAACTATGCCGCTGTCGGATATTCTCAGGAATCAGGACTTCCGCTTGAACTTGCCATGATTCGAAATCATTATGTCGGTCGTACTTTTATTCAGCCTTCACAGGATATGCGCGATTTCAGTGTTAAGATGAAGCTTAACCCTGTTCGCAGCATGATCAAAGGCAAAAGCATCATGATTATCGAAGATTCCATTGTTCGCGGAACAACAATTCGCGCAAGGGTTAAAGAACTCAGGGCGCTTGGCGCACGTGAAATTCATATGCGTGTCAGTTGTCCCGCAATTCGCTTCCCTTGTTATTACGGAATCGATTTTTCATCTAAGGGTGAACTTATCGCGGCTAATAGTACGGAAGAAGAAATTGCAAGTTTTATCGGTCTTGATTCTCTTCATTATCTTTCAATTGATGGTCTTTTGGACTCAGTTGAAGATAGAGATTCTTACTGTCTGGCATGTTTTAACGGTGAGTACCCAATTGAGCCCTGCTCCTGTTCCGGTAAAATGTGTTTGGAAGATAAGTGCTAG
- a CDS encoding YkgJ family cysteine cluster protein — translation MNDPFVCARCAAKGPTCCELTPGCEEVCFPVSEYERERILECALDLGGFVLQPNTALFIENLLRLFPDQRRAVKELFPPGGAHYRLAVDESGKCFFLGEQGCLIPQDFRPYYCRLFPFWTTEGGRINVLEIATCLAQLENKSPGKLLKALDVSQVKVRDLHARLRRAWGFDPHSK, via the coding sequence ATGAATGATCCTTTTGTTTGCGCACGATGTGCCGCTAAAGGCCCGACATGTTGCGAATTGACTCCAGGCTGTGAAGAAGTCTGTTTTCCAGTTTCTGAATATGAACGGGAGCGCATTCTAGAATGCGCTCTCGATTTAGGCGGGTTCGTTTTACAACCGAACACCGCCCTTTTTATTGAAAATTTACTTCGCTTGTTTCCTGATCAGCGCAGGGCTGTAAAAGAGTTGTTTCCTCCGGGAGGAGCTCATTATCGGTTAGCGGTTGATGAATCGGGAAAGTGTTTCTTTTTGGGGGAGCAAGGTTGTCTTATACCGCAGGATTTTCGTCCCTATTATTGCCGCTTATTTCCTTTTTGGACAACTGAGGGCGGTAGAATCAATGTTTTAGAAATAGCGACTTGTCTTGCTCAACTTGAAAATAAGAGTCCGGGAAAATTGCTCAAAGCTCTGGATGTTTCTCAGGTTAAAGTCAGAGATCTTCATGCAAGGCTGAGACGGGCATGGGGATTTGATCCTCATTCAAAATAG
- a CDS encoding penicillin-binding protein 1A produces the protein MKKVYKISLIVMLVIGILGISSAAGLYYWASRDLPGFKNVTDYNPPLVTTVYTHDNKVLGYFYKEKRFLVRMDEMTPLLSKAFLAAEDASFYEHDGVDFSAISRAFVANLRGGSIKQGGSTITQQIIKRLLLTPEKSYKRKIKEAILAFRLEHYLEKDEILTIYLNQIYLGAGAYGVEAAARVYFGKHVSDLTVAECALLAGLPQAPSRYDPYRHPERAKARQLYVLGQMYEHRWIDRDQYNTAIDQQLVYKSMEDPSWQNGPYYLEEVRRWLLDKYGEEAVYYGGLNVVTACDLKHQKAADDAVRTGLENSSTRRGWKGPLAHLQPADFQKFLTTDVVPVSDLKPGYWVKVLVTKVAKTEASVKFGKYSAKMPVTSMHWCRKPDIRKAHDQVRPVKDATTVLKSGDVVWAKLTKAFFKDGSEVNFNQVSADAAELEGVSWTVDLVQRPVVEGALVSMDPRSGEIKAMVGGYSFHKSQFNRATQAKRQPGSAFKPIVYSTAMDNGYTPASIMMDAPFVYTDMVAGKLWKPENFEGVFYGPTLLRTALVKSRNLVTIRLAQKMGISKIVERAKTMGLEGEFPHDLSVALGSASVTLINMIEAYSAFARGGTSVKARLVLTVNSAWGELLYESKPEVHDAISPQTAYIMCNLLKEVVQRGTGWRAKVLGRPVAGKTGTTNNEQDAWYMGFSPYLLTGVFVGFDQLTPMGKWETGSRAASPIWVSYRKEVEKDYPYMDFPQPDGVVMAKIDAASGLLAGPGSSETFFLPFKEGTQPTKTATGSGSGSESGGSSSEDLFKQTF, from the coding sequence ATGAAGAAAGTTTATAAAATAAGTCTGATTGTAATGCTTGTGATCGGGATTCTCGGGATATCTTCTGCGGCCGGTTTATACTACTGGGCCTCCAGAGATTTGCCGGGCTTTAAGAATGTTACCGATTACAACCCGCCTCTTGTTACTACTGTGTATACGCATGACAACAAGGTGCTTGGATATTTCTATAAAGAAAAACGCTTCTTAGTAAGAATGGATGAAATGACTCCGCTTCTTTCTAAAGCGTTTCTCGCCGCTGAAGATGCTTCTTTTTACGAACATGACGGTGTGGATTTTTCTGCTATTTCAAGAGCATTCGTAGCCAACCTTAGGGGAGGCTCCATTAAGCAGGGCGGAAGTACCATAACTCAGCAAATTATTAAGCGTTTGTTACTTACTCCTGAAAAAAGTTATAAGCGTAAAATTAAAGAAGCAATTCTTGCTTTCAGGCTTGAGCATTATCTTGAAAAAGATGAAATACTCACAATTTATCTGAATCAAATTTATCTCGGCGCAGGGGCATATGGTGTTGAAGCGGCTGCCCGTGTTTATTTCGGTAAACATGTTAGCGACTTAACCGTTGCGGAATGTGCTCTCCTCGCAGGATTGCCACAGGCTCCGAGCCGTTATGATCCGTACAGACATCCTGAAAGAGCAAAAGCTCGCCAGCTTTATGTTCTGGGGCAAATGTACGAGCATAGATGGATTGACCGGGATCAGTACAATACAGCTATAGACCAACAGCTTGTATACAAAAGCATGGAAGATCCGTCTTGGCAGAATGGTCCATATTATCTGGAAGAAGTCAGACGTTGGCTTCTTGATAAGTATGGCGAAGAAGCTGTTTATTACGGCGGGCTCAATGTCGTAACAGCTTGCGATTTAAAACATCAGAAAGCGGCTGATGACGCTGTCAGAACCGGACTTGAAAATTCATCCACCAGAAGGGGATGGAAAGGGCCTTTGGCTCATCTACAGCCTGCCGATTTTCAGAAATTTTTGACAACCGATGTTGTTCCGGTTTCAGATCTTAAACCCGGTTACTGGGTAAAAGTTTTAGTTACAAAGGTTGCTAAAACTGAAGCCTCAGTTAAATTTGGAAAATATTCTGCGAAAATGCCTGTAACAAGCATGCACTGGTGTCGTAAGCCGGATATTCGTAAAGCTCATGATCAAGTTCGCCCTGTTAAGGACGCTACAACTGTTCTAAAATCAGGGGATGTTGTCTGGGCTAAACTTACCAAGGCCTTTTTTAAAGACGGCAGTGAAGTTAATTTCAATCAAGTCAGTGCTGATGCTGCTGAGCTTGAAGGTGTCAGTTGGACTGTTGATTTGGTTCAGAGACCCGTTGTCGAAGGTGCTTTGGTTTCTATGGACCCTAGGTCCGGTGAAATTAAGGCAATGGTTGGCGGGTATTCATTTCATAAAAGTCAGTTCAACCGTGCAACGCAGGCGAAAAGACAGCCCGGTTCGGCATTCAAACCCATTGTATATTCAACAGCAATGGACAATGGTTATACTCCGGCATCTATCATGATGGATGCTCCGTTTGTATATACTGATATGGTTGCAGGTAAGCTCTGGAAACCGGAAAATTTTGAAGGAGTTTTCTACGGACCTACTTTGTTGCGTACCGCTCTTGTGAAATCACGAAATCTGGTAACCATCAGACTTGCACAGAAGATGGGTATAAGTAAAATTGTTGAACGGGCTAAGACAATGGGACTTGAGGGCGAGTTTCCTCATGATTTGTCAGTTGCGCTTGGTTCCGCATCAGTTACTTTGATTAATATGATTGAAGCTTACTCCGCTTTTGCGCGAGGTGGTACATCCGTTAAAGCTCGTCTGGTTTTGACTGTAAACAGTGCCTGGGGCGAGCTTCTTTATGAATCAAAGCCTGAAGTCCATGATGCAATCAGCCCGCAGACAGCGTATATAATGTGCAATCTTCTTAAGGAAGTTGTTCAGCGCGGCACAGGGTGGAGAGCAAAAGTACTTGGTCGTCCGGTTGCAGGTAAAACCGGAACTACAAATAATGAACAGGATGCTTGGTATATGGGATTTTCTCCTTACCTGCTGACTGGTGTGTTCGTTGGTTTTGACCAGTTGACTCCGATGGGTAAATGGGAAACCGGCTCACGTGCCGCGAGTCCTATCTGGGTTTCTTATCGTAAAGAGGTCGAGAAGGATTATCCTTATATGGATTTTCCGCAACCGGACGGTGTTGTAATGGCGAAGATTGATGCCGCTTCGGGCTTGCTTGCCGGACCGGGGTCAAGTGAAACATTCTTCCTTCCGTTTAAGGAAGGAACCCAGCCTACCAAGACAGCTACTGGATCAGGATCAGGCTCTGAAAGTGGCGGTTCTTCCAGTGAAGATCTGTTTAAGCAGACTTTCTAA
- a CDS encoding orotate phosphoribosyltransferase, whose translation MVPTSFPDKETIAEITAKMLIEVEAIRFRADEPFKFTSGWASPVYIDCRKLISYPRVRQTLMDFGASVILREVGFESIDCIAGGETAGIPFAAWLSDRLMLPMQYVRKKPKGFGRDAQIEGDFKEGAKVLLVEDLTTDGRSKITFAEALRRAGAEVTHTFVLFHYGIFPNTKETLAAAGLEMLSLANWWDILNVCKKEKYFNTKSLDEVENFLNNPVEWSGAHGGISTYPK comes from the coding sequence ATGGTTCCTACCAGCTTTCCAGACAAAGAAACCATAGCTGAAATTACAGCTAAAATGCTCATCGAAGTTGAAGCTATTCGCTTCAGAGCTGATGAGCCTTTCAAGTTTACCTCTGGCTGGGCCAGCCCGGTATACATTGACTGCCGTAAACTTATTTCCTACCCGCGTGTTCGTCAGACACTGATGGACTTCGGGGCTTCTGTTATTCTTAGAGAAGTAGGCTTTGAGTCAATCGACTGTATTGCAGGCGGCGAAACAGCCGGTATCCCTTTTGCTGCATGGCTGTCTGACAGACTGATGCTTCCTATGCAGTATGTGCGCAAAAAACCGAAAGGTTTTGGCCGCGATGCACAGATTGAAGGTGATTTTAAAGAAGGAGCGAAAGTTCTTCTTGTTGAAGACTTAACCACTGACGGACGCAGTAAAATAACTTTTGCTGAAGCTCTTCGTCGTGCAGGCGCAGAAGTTACTCATACTTTTGTACTCTTCCACTACGGAATTTTCCCAAACACCAAAGAAACCCTTGCTGCAGCAGGACTTGAAATGCTCTCACTGGCAAACTGGTGGGATATTCTTAACGTCTGTAAAAAAGAAAAATACTTCAACACCAAATCTTTGGATGAAGTCGAAAATTTCCTCAACAATCCAGTAGAATGGTCTGGAGCTCACGGCGGAATTTCAACTTATCCTAAATAA
- the pyrC gene encoding dihydroorotase — MSTEITIIRPDDWHLHLRDGDMLAAVLPYTAKIYGRAIVMPNLSPPVTTVAGAEEYRRRIIAARPEGSRFEPLMTCYLTDTTDPEEIREACAVKAFHAIKLFPAGATTNSDSGVTSIKKVYPVLEVMQELGIPLSVHGEVVDPKVDVFDREAVFIDRVLAPLRKDFPELKIVFEHLTCKTAVDYVLAQDEFTVATITPHHLVLTRNDLFKGGMNPYMYCLPVAKTFKDREALRDAATSGNEKFFLGTDSAPHPCSSKEKAGAAAGIFNAPTSIGYVTQIFERNKALEKLEGFTSIYGARFYGFSPNGSTITLAKRDIPVSMEWLFKAGEDEVRIFNPDTPLYWELVD, encoded by the coding sequence ATGAGCACTGAAATTACCATCATAAGACCTGATGACTGGCATCTCCACCTTAGAGATGGAGATATGCTTGCGGCTGTGCTGCCCTACACTGCAAAAATTTACGGCAGAGCTATTGTTATGCCTAACCTCTCCCCTCCTGTTACCACGGTAGCCGGAGCTGAGGAATATCGCAGACGAATTATCGCTGCGCGCCCGGAAGGTTCACGATTTGAACCACTTATGACCTGCTACCTGACAGATACAACTGACCCGGAAGAGATTCGCGAAGCTTGCGCAGTTAAAGCTTTCCATGCAATTAAGCTGTTTCCAGCAGGAGCTACAACAAATTCCGACAGCGGAGTAACTTCCATAAAGAAAGTTTATCCGGTACTCGAAGTGATGCAGGAACTTGGAATTCCACTTTCCGTCCACGGAGAAGTTGTTGACCCGAAAGTTGACGTTTTCGACCGCGAAGCAGTTTTTATAGACAGAGTGCTTGCACCGCTTCGTAAAGATTTTCCCGAACTAAAAATAGTTTTCGAACACTTGACCTGCAAAACCGCAGTTGATTATGTTCTTGCTCAAGACGAATTCACGGTTGCGACCATAACTCCGCATCATCTGGTGCTGACCCGCAACGATCTTTTTAAAGGTGGCATGAATCCTTACATGTACTGCCTGCCGGTTGCGAAAACTTTCAAAGATCGCGAAGCATTACGTGATGCAGCAACTTCAGGTAATGAAAAGTTTTTTCTCGGAACAGATTCTGCGCCGCACCCATGTTCAAGCAAAGAAAAAGCAGGGGCTGCTGCCGGAATTTTTAATGCGCCGACCTCAATCGGTTATGTAACTCAAATTTTTGAAAGAAATAAAGCCCTTGAAAAACTCGAAGGCTTTACTTCTATATACGGAGCCAGATTTTACGGATTTTCTCCCAATGGCAGCACAATTACTCTAGCCAAACGAGATATACCCGTTTCAATGGAATGGCTCTTCAAAGCGGGAGAGGACGAGGTTCGAATATTCAACCCCGACACTCCCCTTTATTGGGAATTGGTTGATTGA
- a CDS encoding Zn-dependent hydrolase: MNPHGVLETQPSLEHLTNDAEKLFADLEELSRDKIGVSRPSYGEGESKAFDMIENFAKSEGLITSRDAAANLVIELEEISQDQEYILIGSHLDSVPQGGNYDGAAGVIAGLLCLIEYKRTRTSPETPVKVIALRGEESAWFDACYLGSKALLGKLEKSEQALPQRDDGKTLGTHMAQCGADVARISKGEKLIDTSKIKAFFELHIEQGPVMIARNLPVAAVTGIRGNIRHRKILCIGEDGHSGAVPRWLRRDAVFATADLITRIDDHWTTILQHGGDLVVTTGIMTTNPQNHAMSRIPGLVTFSFEARSQYEHTLAAIEALIHSECATITYDRKVQFEFDKPVKTPPAVLDQSIVERINKACGEEGLPIEAIPSGAGHDASLFANAGVPTGMIFVRNRNGSHNPEEEMDIADFIRGTSVLCRTITEFK; the protein is encoded by the coding sequence ATGAATCCACATGGAGTATTAGAAACTCAGCCAAGTCTCGAACATCTTACAAATGATGCAGAAAAACTGTTTGCCGATCTGGAAGAATTATCCAGAGATAAAATCGGGGTTTCACGCCCTTCATATGGCGAAGGTGAAAGTAAAGCTTTCGACATGATTGAGAACTTTGCCAAAAGTGAAGGGCTTATCACTTCGCGTGATGCGGCTGCAAACCTTGTCATTGAACTTGAAGAAATATCACAAGATCAAGAATACATACTGATAGGCTCACATCTTGATTCCGTTCCGCAAGGCGGAAACTATGACGGTGCGGCCGGAGTTATCGCTGGCCTTCTATGTCTGATTGAATACAAAAGAACCAGAACATCCCCTGAAACTCCCGTTAAAGTTATAGCCCTGCGCGGAGAAGAAAGTGCGTGGTTCGACGCATGTTACTTAGGTTCCAAAGCTCTTCTGGGTAAACTTGAAAAATCTGAGCAGGCTCTCCCTCAACGCGATGACGGCAAGACTCTCGGAACACACATGGCTCAGTGCGGAGCGGATGTTGCTAGAATATCTAAAGGCGAAAAGCTTATTGATACCTCTAAAATCAAAGCCTTCTTTGAGCTCCACATTGAACAGGGACCGGTTATGATTGCCCGCAACCTTCCTGTTGCAGCTGTCACCGGAATCCGCGGCAACATCAGACACAGAAAAATTCTCTGTATCGGTGAAGACGGACATTCAGGAGCGGTTCCGCGCTGGCTTAGACGTGACGCTGTTTTTGCAACTGCGGATTTAATTACCCGGATAGACGATCACTGGACCACAATTTTACAACATGGTGGAGATCTGGTTGTAACAACCGGAATTATGACAACCAACCCGCAAAACCATGCTATGTCACGCATTCCCGGCTTAGTGACATTCAGTTTTGAGGCAAGAAGTCAATATGAACATACTCTTGCCGCCATTGAAGCGCTGATCCATTCTGAATGCGCGACAATAACTTATGACCGCAAAGTTCAGTTCGAATTTGATAAACCTGTAAAAACTCCTCCCGCAGTGCTTGACCAAAGTATTGTTGAGCGCATAAATAAAGCTTGTGGAGAGGAAGGATTGCCAATAGAAGCTATACCAAGCGGAGCCGGACATGATGCGTCACTTTTCGCAAATGCCGGAGTTCCCACAGGAATGATCTTTGTGAGAAATCGCAACGGTTCCCATAATCCCGAAGAAGAAATGGATATTGCAGATTTCATTCGGGGCACATCTGTACTTTGCCGCACAATTACGGAGTTCAAATAA
- a CDS encoding TRAP transporter large permease encodes MTPIIILIALTMLVCGFEMLLVLGIPAFLTKTFLFSRIPDPVLIQKMVGGINFSTLLAIPFFIFAAELMASGQIAKRLTDLIKHFTAHRLGGIGHTTIAGSMAFGSVSGSAPATVAAMGKLMYPELRKTGFSEKFSLGLIVSSAETALLIPPSITLIIYGWMTGTSITGLFIGGLGVGLTLGLAFSGLVIFESLRKGVGRGEKSTIPFLKTFNAAAWALGLPIIILGGIYTGLFTPTEAAAVSVVYAIFVEAAIYKNLTVSRLISITERASISTTIIFILLAMGSVLSYFVTLAQVPILITNFLTDIQAGPITFLIIVNIAFFIAGMFIDPNSALLILVPPLFPVAVSMGIDPIHFGEIVCLNICIGMITPPFGLDIFVASSTLDKPVMSIINGVWPFLFINILVLMLVTYVPGLATFLPGLVAP; translated from the coding sequence ATGACTCCTATAATAATCCTGATAGCTCTCACAATGCTCGTTTGTGGATTTGAAATGCTACTTGTCCTCGGCATACCTGCCTTTTTGACTAAAACTTTTCTTTTTTCAAGAATTCCCGACCCGGTACTTATTCAAAAAATGGTCGGCGGTATTAACTTTTCCACACTTCTCGCTATTCCATTTTTTATTTTTGCTGCCGAACTTATGGCATCAGGACAAATTGCAAAACGCCTCACTGACCTTATAAAACATTTCACAGCTCACAGGCTTGGTGGAATAGGACACACTACCATTGCCGGATCAATGGCTTTCGGTTCTGTATCCGGTTCCGCACCTGCAACAGTCGCCGCCATGGGGAAGCTCATGTACCCTGAACTGCGTAAAACCGGATTCAGCGAAAAATTCAGCCTCGGCCTGATCGTTTCCAGCGCAGAAACAGCCTTGCTCATTCCACCAAGCATCACCTTGATTATTTACGGTTGGATGACAGGAACATCTATTACAGGGCTGTTCATCGGTGGTCTTGGTGTCGGACTTACTCTTGGTCTGGCTTTCAGTGGTCTGGTTATTTTTGAAAGTCTTAGAAAAGGCGTAGGCAGAGGCGAAAAATCTACTATCCCCTTCCTTAAAACATTTAATGCAGCAGCCTGGGCACTCGGGCTGCCTATTATTATTTTAGGTGGTATTTACACAGGGTTGTTCACTCCTACGGAAGCTGCTGCTGTTTCAGTTGTTTATGCAATCTTTGTTGAAGCCGCTATTTATAAAAACCTTACCGTTTCCAGACTGATAAGCATTACTGAAAGAGCGTCTATTTCAACCACAATCATTTTCATTCTGCTGGCAATGGGCAGTGTTCTTTCCTACTTTGTAACACTTGCTCAGGTTCCAATCCTGATTACTAATTTCCTGACAGACATTCAGGCCGGACCTATCACATTCCTGATAATTGTTAACATTGCATTCTTTATTGCCGGAATGTTCATAGACCCGAACTCCGCGCTCCTTATACTTGTCCCACCACTTTTCCCAGTGGCAGTGTCTATGGGAATTGACCCGATTCATTTCGGTGAAATCGTCTGCCTTAACATCTGCATAGGCATGATAACTCCCCCCTTCGGGCTGGATATCTTTGTTGCATCTTCAACACTGGATAAACCGGTCATGTCCATCATTAACGGAGTGTGGCCTTTCCTTTTCATCAATATCCTTGTGTTGATGCTCGTCACCTACGTTCCAGGACTGGCAACTTTCCTTCCCGGACTGGTTGCACCTTAA
- a CDS encoding TRAP transporter small permease, producing MRKILNSILTGIRAVERFLVISINLIMVALYTFNVLVREILPQYSSTFAWIDEATRLLMVWAVFLALGLALERGRHVAVTTLLERLPKIPKKIICLLINTTGIVFSCYLAWLGVALVKFVMRTGQVSPTLGLPMYWLYVAPTVGFILLALRYGLELTGVNDRHNKPLLVAPTN from the coding sequence ATGCGAAAAATACTAAATTCCATACTCACAGGAATTAGGGCAGTTGAACGATTTCTCGTCATTTCCATAAATTTGATCATGGTCGCCCTCTATACTTTTAATGTATTGGTGCGAGAAATATTACCCCAATACTCAAGTACTTTCGCATGGATAGACGAAGCAACCCGCTTGCTTATGGTCTGGGCTGTATTCTTAGCTCTCGGACTTGCGTTGGAACGAGGCCGCCATGTCGCAGTCACGACTCTTCTTGAAAGACTCCCGAAGATACCAAAAAAAATTATCTGTTTATTAATCAATACCACAGGGATTGTATTCAGTTGCTACCTTGCATGGCTTGGAGTTGCGCTTGTTAAATTTGTTATGCGTACAGGCCAGGTCAGCCCGACGCTTGGACTGCCTATGTACTGGCTATACGTTGCACCGACCGTAGGGTTCATACTTCTGGCTCTCAGATACGGACTGGAACTTACTGGTGTAAACGACCGTCACAATAAACCTCTTCTTGTTGCTCCAACAAACTAA
- a CDS encoding TRAP transporter substrate-binding protein → MKLSGRIVSIALALCMVLGGVISAGAAEFEARIGHIESALQPRHQGLEKVAKLVKERTNGAVEFKIFPSSQLGNQRQINEGVQFGTIEGTVSAAAFLGGFNPSVSIMDIPFLLPTDRAKAQELRQGKFGKELLKSFGPRGFKAIATWPNGRKNFTSNKPLGSVEAYKGQRFRVMDSKILIEQFSAIGASAIALPFGELYTALQNGVVDGEENPLDTIQRMKFYEVQKYLVLSEHGAMEDFILFNPMWWDSLPAKYQDVITTSFMEVMPGVEVHKEQAQKDALAVIKKAGVKVSPLSDADRATMRSLMYPKTIAAYLDRAGSEGEKLVKLYEAEYKRIVE, encoded by the coding sequence ATGAAATTATCTGGACGTATTGTTTCAATTGCATTGGCCTTATGTATGGTTCTCGGCGGAGTTATATCTGCCGGAGCTGCAGAATTCGAAGCTCGTATCGGGCATATCGAATCAGCGCTTCAGCCTCGCCATCAGGGACTTGAAAAAGTCGCTAAGCTTGTTAAAGAACGCACGAACGGAGCTGTTGAATTTAAAATTTTTCCTTCTTCCCAGCTCGGCAACCAGCGTCAGATAAACGAAGGTGTTCAGTTCGGTACAATTGAAGGTACTGTATCTGCCGCTGCATTCCTTGGTGGATTCAACCCATCTGTATCCATCATGGATATTCCTTTCCTGCTCCCTACTGACCGCGCAAAAGCGCAGGAACTTCGTCAGGGCAAGTTTGGTAAAGAACTGCTTAAAAGTTTCGGCCCCAGAGGATTCAAAGCTATTGCAACCTGGCCTAACGGACGCAAAAACTTTACTTCAAACAAACCTCTCGGTTCAGTTGAAGCATACAAAGGACAGCGTTTCCGCGTAATGGATTCAAAAATCCTCATCGAGCAGTTTTCTGCAATCGGAGCTTCTGCTATCGCATTGCCTTTCGGTGAACTATACACAGCACTACAGAACGGCGTTGTTGATGGTGAAGAAAATCCTCTTGATACCATTCAGCGCATGAAATTCTACGAAGTCCAGAAGTACCTTGTTCTTTCCGAACACGGCGCAATGGAAGATTTCATTCTTTTCAACCCAATGTGGTGGGACAGCCTTCCAGCAAAGTATCAGGATGTAATCACAACATCTTTCATGGAAGTTATGCCCGGTGTTGAAGTTCATAAAGAACAGGCTCAGAAAGACGCTCTTGCTGTAATCAAAAAAGCAGGCGTAAAAGTCAGCCCTCTTTCCGACGCAGACCGCGCAACCATGCGTAGCCTCATGTACCCCAAAACCATCGCCGCTTACCTTGATCGTGCTGGTAGCGAAGGTGAAAAACTCGTTAAGCTTTACGAAGCTGAATACAAACGTATTGTAGAATAG